The Lasioglossum baleicum chromosome 7, iyLasBale1, whole genome shotgun sequence genomic sequence AGGAATACATTATAATATATCAAAGGAAACTGATATCATTCTCGTGGGAATTTTACTTGTTCGCGTTAATTGCCGCCTTCAGCGTGGCCGGATCGAACAACCAGTTTCTTAATTCTTCTACACCTTGACCAGTCATGCCGCTGGTTTCGAATATGGTGAGTTCCTGCGTTACTTCTTTCTGCAAGCGTGAAAATTGAAGCATTAACAAGGCTTCGTTGCGCATCTGACGATAAGAGAGATCCATTTTGTTGAGAGTCAATGCGATTTTTATATTTCGCAGTCTGGGCTCAACTAACAGAGAGTAAAATAGCACTCCTGCCGCACTTATTTGACACAGATTGCTAGTGTCCACCACATAAATGATTTTTCGTATCTAAAAGTTGACAGACTTCGTTATCAGGACGCGCGAAATACGTAATcgatatgaaattattttctttttttcctattAACATTTACCTTGTCGAAATAATACTTCCATATCGGAGCCATAGCACCACCGATTTCTTTCACGATTATATCAAACTCACCAGTGCTGTTTTTTATTGTGAAAAGATTTATGCCATTAGTGTTAACAGTCTGCGTTGCATCGTCCATTTCGTCGCCTTGTAAACGTTTCATTAGAAAGGTTTTGCCAGATTTGGCAGGGCCAATGCATAgacacataatgcaatgttTATTACGTTCAAAAATACTTTATATTCTTAAAGATTCTTAACGCATCT encodes the following:
- the LOC143210447 gene encoding ADP-ribosylation factor-like protein 16 — encoded protein: MCLCIGPAKSGKTFLMKRLQGDEMDDATQTVNTNGINLFTIKNSTGEFDIIVKEIGGAMAPIWKYYFDKIRKIIYVVDTSNLCQISAAGVLFYSLLVEPRLRNIKIALTLNKMDLSYRQMRNEALLMLQFSRLQKEVTQELTIFETSGMTGQGVEELRNWLFDPATLKAAINANK